A genomic segment from Inquilinus sp. KBS0705 encodes:
- a CDS encoding glucose 1-dehydrogenase produces MSDNIDPREKYTNEELSEQQQEIPGTEKEMTPKADHGENSYRGCGKLTGKRAIITGGDSGIGRAVAIAFAREGADVLIAYLNEHDDAKETAKYIEADGRKAILVDGDIREETHCRKIIDTAVSELGGIDILVNNAAFQMSRESLQEISTEEWDRTFKTNIYPMFYLCKMAEEHLKAGSCVINTTSVNAYKPRPTLIPYAATKGAIQNFTSGMAQLWGEKGIRVNCVAPGPVWTPLIPSTMTNEEVTSFGQNVPLKRPAQPAELAPAYVLLASDEASYINGATIQVTGGSPTI; encoded by the coding sequence ATGTCAGATAATATTGATCCAAGAGAAAAATACACTAATGAGGAGCTTTCGGAGCAACAGCAGGAAATACCGGGCACCGAAAAAGAAATGACCCCAAAGGCAGATCATGGCGAAAACTCTTACCGGGGATGCGGCAAACTTACCGGGAAGAGAGCCATTATAACAGGCGGCGACTCGGGCATTGGGCGGGCAGTTGCCATAGCGTTTGCACGCGAAGGGGCCGATGTTTTAATTGCCTATTTAAATGAACATGACGATGCCAAAGAAACCGCAAAATATATTGAAGCTGATGGCAGAAAAGCAATATTGGTTGATGGCGACATTAGGGAAGAAACGCACTGCCGAAAAATAATTGATACCGCTGTTAGTGAGTTAGGCGGTATAGATATTCTTGTAAATAACGCCGCTTTCCAGATGTCGCGCGAATCATTACAGGAAATATCTACAGAAGAGTGGGACCGCACTTTTAAAACAAATATTTACCCTATGTTTTACCTGTGCAAAATGGCCGAGGAGCACCTTAAGGCCGGTAGTTGTGTTATAAATACCACCTCAGTAAACGCCTACAAGCCCAGGCCCACTTTAATCCCCTACGCTGCAACAAAAGGGGCTATCCAGAATTTTACCTCGGGCATGGCGCAGCTTTGGGGCGAGAAGGGTATACGGGTAAATTGTGTTGCACCGGGCCCGGTTTGGACACCGCTTATACCATCCACCATGACTAATGAAGAAGTAACATCTTTTGGGCAAAATGTGCCATTAAAACGCCCCGCACAACCTGCCGAGCTTGCCCCCGCCTATGTATTATTAGCATCAGACGAAGCCAGCTATATAAACGGGGCAACTATACAGGTTACCGGTGGTTCGCCAACAATTTAA
- a CDS encoding single-stranded DNA-binding protein, translating to MFQNQGVNKVILVGHAYGWPQWKITGKEKHLCCQLITTEMFNRKGVMEEHTEYHFLRIPETLLGDLPAELEHAGELFIEGKLTTCGSIDADGIKRYDTTILVSKIYSMAKSTRSVSIAT from the coding sequence ATGTTTCAAAACCAGGGGGTTAATAAAGTTATACTTGTTGGCCATGCTTATGGCTGGCCGCAATGGAAAATTACAGGAAAAGAAAAACATTTGTGTTGCCAATTGATAACTACAGAAATGTTTAACCGTAAAGGTGTGATGGAAGAACACACCGAGTACCATTTTTTAAGGATTCCCGAAACGCTTTTAGGCGATCTGCCTGCCGAACTGGAACATGCAGGAGAACTATTTATTGAAGGGAAATTAACTACATGTGGTAGTATAGATGCAGACGGGATCAAGCGTTACGATACAACTATTTTAGTTAGCAAAATTTACTCGATGGCCAAGTCGACCAGGAGCGTTTCAATTGCTACTTAA
- a CDS encoding response regulator, protein MTNKKKVLIIDDDEAVLDVMKEALLYEGFEVKTSDEAEDITSLIDNYSPDLLLIDYILKGINGGEICHQVKVNPKTDKLPVIIVSAYPRVLTSLGYYGCDKFIPKPFDLSNLVGSINTVLNANEANAIPEHYF, encoded by the coding sequence ATGACTAATAAAAAGAAAGTTTTAATAATAGACGATGACGAAGCCGTACTTGATGTAATGAAAGAAGCCTTGCTATACGAAGGCTTTGAAGTAAAAACCTCTGATGAAGCAGAAGACATTACCAGCCTGATTGATAACTATTCCCCTGATCTGCTATTGATAGATTATATTTTAAAAGGTATCAATGGCGGGGAAATATGCCATCAGGTAAAGGTGAACCCTAAAACCGACAAGCTGCCGGTGATTATCGTATCGGCCTATCCAAGGGTGTTAACATCATTGGGGTACTATGGCTGCGATAAATTTATACCCAAACCGTTTGATTTAAGTAACCTGGTTGGAAGTATTAACACCGTACTTAATGCCAATGAAGCAAATGCTATACCCGAGCATTATTTTTAA
- a CDS encoding response regulator transcription factor produces MINIVLAEDHNIVRNGIISLLEKEPDICVAGSATNGDQVLALLATGCPADVILADMNMPIMGGLELTERIKEQYPDCKVIILSALDHEKYVIKAFQAGANGYLLKSVSADELVFAVKHTVVNELYICSELTSKFLKRLLTIPDPAALEQIVDIEFSPKEIEVLGLITEGYTNQEIADKMFTSKRTIESQRQALIDKTGSRNTAALVRFAMSNGIVS; encoded by the coding sequence ATGATAAATATCGTATTGGCAGAAGACCATAATATTGTAAGGAACGGCATCATCTCGTTATTAGAGAAAGAGCCGGATATTTGTGTAGCCGGTTCTGCAACCAACGGAGACCAGGTTTTGGCATTACTTGCAACCGGTTGCCCTGCCGATGTAATACTGGCCGATATGAATATGCCCATTATGGGCGGCCTTGAACTTACCGAACGTATCAAAGAACAGTATCCGGATTGTAAGGTTATTATATTAAGCGCTCTCGATCACGAAAAATATGTGATCAAGGCTTTTCAAGCAGGCGCGAACGGGTATTTATTAAAAAGTGTAAGTGCCGATGAGTTGGTTTTTGCTGTTAAGCATACCGTAGTAAACGAACTTTACATCTGTTCAGAACTCACCTCTAAATTTTTAAAACGCCTGCTTACCATCCCCGACCCCGCGGCTCTTGAACAAATAGTAGATATCGAATTTTCCCCAAAAGAAATTGAGGTATTAGGGCTTATCACCGAAGGCTATACTAACCAGGAGATAGCAGATAAAATGTTTACCAGCAAACGTACTATCGAAAGCCAGCGGCAAGCCCTTATTGATAAAACCGGTTCGCGTAATACGGCCGCATTGGTGCGTTTTGCCATGAGTAATGGTATTGTTAGTTAA
- a CDS encoding PAS domain-containing protein, protein MAERAAKPQKDLGSINKKSEKVVAKADKPKSFPIVGIGGSAGSFSSFEKFFTHLPADSGMAFVIILHLDPHHQGRVSDLIKNYTAMPVIEAVDGIAVEPDHVYIIPPNKDMGIHNRKLLLLNQAKPNGFRQPIDYFLQSLADDQWNKAVAIIFSGMGSDGETGIRMIKEKLGMAMAQDPASAKYNSMPVAAISTNLVDYVLLPEEMPLKIIQYLNHPVMAEEASEQVRTAIQNANSIQKILMLLRSQTGHDFSLYKKSTITRRIDRRIAFHQIPDYSAYVNFLRENPRETGILFNELLIGVTKFFRDAPAFDSIKEKICKLINKKTGNGPFRIWVAGCSTGEEAYSIAMLLIECLEEMNKSEWPKLQLFATDLDPDAIEHARNGVYFDNIVADVSVERLNKFFIKKDNTFQVKKELREMIVFAQHNLIKDAPFTRLDLLCCRNVMIYLTAELQKKIIPIFHYSLNVGGIMFMGPAETIGGFTEMFLSADPKWKIYERKEGNAVVGKMIDFPFHVAKQYPLNTMKIDDVEKQIKKRSVADTFSRIILENFAPPSVLVNEKGDILYSNGKTGKFLELPSGEAVMNIYKMAREELRYVVGNIIHQARNQKGEVLINDIKLKDGNQVRLVNLKAVLLEETGLQGLVLIIFEDKGYQKKTGGRQKVLDNKSKAAVDELEKELVYTKMQLNSTIQQMETSLEELKSTNEELQSTNEELQSTNEESLTTKEEMQSLNEELMTMNMQYQSKAEELTRINNDMKNLLDSTEIGTIFLDNELDILRYTPQVRKLFNLIPTDVGRPITHVVSNFDNSRIENEIREVIETLANKEIEVKTKTDEWYKVRIMPYRTLDNFISGAVLTFTLITAYKQMEHTLLGMRQAIDMLSWVYPGPVARIDENYTVISVNEAFSQIFKSKQEVFGKPFLPYMEQFFKTEAIIKLLDSVKGDGIVKSDEVLLNMGGHTGSCKINVLPLKDQIAGSTLIVTFSLKTKGLES, encoded by the coding sequence ATGGCAGAAAGAGCGGCAAAGCCCCAAAAAGATTTAGGATCGATCAACAAAAAAAGCGAAAAAGTTGTAGCAAAAGCGGATAAACCCAAATCGTTCCCAATTGTGGGTATTGGAGGGTCTGCCGGATCGTTTTCATCTTTCGAAAAGTTTTTTACGCATTTACCGGCTGATAGCGGGATGGCATTTGTGATAATATTGCATTTAGACCCGCATCACCAGGGCAGAGTAAGCGACCTGATAAAAAATTATACAGCTATGCCGGTTATCGAGGCGGTTGATGGCATAGCTGTAGAACCCGACCATGTATACATTATCCCGCCAAATAAGGATATGGGTATACATAACCGAAAACTTTTGTTGCTAAACCAGGCAAAGCCAAACGGGTTTAGGCAACCTATAGATTATTTTTTACAAAGCCTTGCCGATGACCAGTGGAATAAAGCGGTAGCGATAATTTTTTCGGGTATGGGCTCTGATGGAGAAACCGGTATACGAATGATAAAGGAAAAGCTGGGTATGGCTATGGCGCAAGATCCTGCCAGCGCTAAGTATAACAGCATGCCGGTTGCGGCAATTAGCACCAACCTGGTAGATTACGTTTTGTTACCGGAAGAGATGCCTTTAAAAATTATCCAGTACTTAAACCACCCGGTTATGGCAGAAGAAGCATCGGAACAGGTGCGTACGGCTATACAAAACGCAAATTCTATTCAAAAAATACTGATGCTATTGCGTTCGCAAACCGGGCACGATTTTTCACTTTATAAAAAAAGTACAATTACCCGCAGGATAGACAGGCGCATAGCTTTTCATCAGATACCTGATTACAGCGCTTATGTTAATTTTTTAAGAGAGAACCCTCGCGAAACAGGCATTCTTTTTAATGAATTGCTTATAGGCGTTACCAAGTTTTTTAGGGATGCACCGGCTTTTGATTCGATAAAGGAGAAGATTTGTAAACTGATAAACAAAAAAACCGGAAACGGACCCTTTCGCATTTGGGTAGCGGGATGCTCTACCGGTGAGGAAGCTTACTCAATAGCTATGCTATTAATTGAGTGCCTGGAGGAAATGAATAAAAGCGAATGGCCCAAATTACAGTTGTTTGCAACAGACTTAGACCCTGATGCTATTGAGCATGCACGCAATGGCGTATATTTCGACAATATAGTTGCCGATGTATCTGTAGAACGGTTAAATAAATTTTTTATTAAGAAAGACAATACCTTCCAGGTAAAAAAGGAACTGCGCGAGATGATCGTATTTGCGCAACATAACCTTATAAAAGATGCCCCTTTTACAAGGCTGGACCTGCTTTGTTGCCGTAACGTGATGATATACCTTACCGCGGAGCTCCAAAAAAAGATCATCCCTATCTTCCATTATTCTTTAAATGTAGGGGGGATAATGTTTATGGGGCCTGCAGAGACTATAGGTGGTTTTACAGAGATGTTTTTATCCGCTGACCCGAAATGGAAAATTTACGAGCGCAAAGAAGGGAATGCGGTTGTAGGTAAAATGATAGATTTCCCTTTTCATGTGGCTAAACAATATCCATTAAACACCATGAAAATAGACGACGTCGAAAAACAGATCAAAAAGCGATCTGTGGCAGATACCTTCAGCCGTATTATATTAGAAAACTTTGCGCCTCCATCAGTACTGGTGAACGAGAAAGGAGATATCCTTTACAGCAATGGTAAAACCGGCAAGTTTTTGGAGTTGCCCAGCGGCGAAGCAGTAATGAATATTTACAAAATGGCGCGCGAAGAATTGCGTTATGTTGTAGGTAACATTATTCACCAGGCCCGTAACCAAAAAGGGGAAGTATTAATAAACGACATTAAGTTGAAGGATGGCAACCAGGTAAGGCTGGTTAATTTAAAGGCAGTGCTTTTAGAAGAAACCGGCTTGCAGGGGCTTGTACTTATAATTTTTGAGGACAAAGGATACCAGAAAAAAACCGGTGGCAGGCAAAAGGTTTTAGATAATAAATCTAAAGCAGCTGTTGATGAACTGGAAAAAGAACTGGTGTATACTAAAATGCAGTTGAATAGCACCATACAACAGATGGAGACATCGCTGGAAGAGCTAAAATCGACCAACGAAGAGTTGCAAAGCACCAACGAAGAATTGCAAAGCACTAACGAGGAATCGTTAACTACTAAAGAGGAGATGCAGTCGTTAAACGAGGAGTTGATGACTATGAACATGCAGTACCAATCTAAGGCAGAAGAGCTTACCCGTATAAATAACGACATGAAAAACCTGCTCGATTCTACCGAGATAGGTACGATATTTTTGGATAACGAGTTGGATATTTTGCGTTATACGCCGCAAGTACGTAAATTATTTAATCTTATCCCTACTGATGTAGGGCGGCCTATAACCCATGTGGTATCTAACTTTGATAACTCGCGTATAGAAAACGAGATAAGAGAAGTGATAGAGACGCTTGCCAACAAAGAAATAGAAGTAAAAACCAAAACCGACGAATGGTACAAGGTTAGGATTATGCCTTACCGCACACTTGATAACTTTATTTCGGGCGCGGTATTAACGTTTACATTAATAACAGCATACAAACAAATGGAGCATACGTTATTGGGCATGCGGCAGGCAATTGATATGTTGTCTTGGGTTTATCCAGGGCCTGTAGCGCGGATAGACGAGAATTATACAGTGATTTCTGTAAATGAAGCCTTTAGTCAGATATTTAAAAGTAAACAAGAAGTATTTGGCAAGCCTTTTTTACCTTATATGGAACAATTTTTTAAAACAGAAGCAATTATAAAATTGTTAGATAGTGTTAAAGGCGATGGCATCGTAAAAAGCGATGAGGTTTTGTTAAATATGGGTGGCCATACAGGCTCATGTAAAATAAATGTACTGCCTTTAAAAGACCAAATTGCCGGCAGTACACTAATTGTCACATTTTCACTGAAAACGAAAGGGCTTGAAAGCTAA
- a CDS encoding chemotaxis protein CheB produces MEVKNIIVVGASAGGIKAVSELINKLPADLPIAVFIVIHMSKYSQASVIVKTLGKLTSYKCLIAEDGAAVQAAHIYLAPADRHLLIKTGKAHLIYGPHENRWRPSIDVLFRSAAAAYGSSVIGVILSGLLDDGTSGMSAIKRSGGICIVQEPSEAEYNDMPLNVIHNVAVDHQVLVQDMGYIIADIVSKPQAHQPIPDDVKIEADITERLVSNINDLKQLGHHSDFTCPDCGGSLWEIGSNGHKRYRCHTGHVYTAAALLQKQGEEMEESIWISIRMLEERRNLLMNMSATSKGSPGLISDYERRSDELSVHIERLKSLLISIVKTGPVDEGYL; encoded by the coding sequence ATGGAAGTAAAGAATATTATAGTTGTGGGTGCCTCTGCAGGTGGTATAAAGGCTGTTAGCGAGTTAATAAACAAGCTGCCTGCCGATTTACCTATAGCGGTATTTATAGTCATTCATATGTCTAAATACTCGCAGGCATCAGTTATTGTGAAAACCTTAGGGAAGCTAACATCGTATAAATGCCTTATTGCAGAAGATGGTGCCGCTGTACAGGCGGCGCATATTTACCTGGCCCCGGCAGATAGGCATTTGTTAATAAAAACAGGTAAGGCACACCTGATATATGGGCCGCACGAAAACCGTTGGAGGCCATCAATAGATGTGCTGTTCCGTTCGGCTGCTGCTGCTTATGGTTCCAGCGTTATAGGTGTTATACTTAGCGGGCTGTTAGATGACGGAACTTCGGGGATGTCGGCCATTAAACGCAGTGGCGGGATATGCATAGTTCAGGAACCATCAGAGGCGGAGTATAACGACATGCCTTTAAACGTAATACATAATGTAGCGGTAGACCACCAGGTGTTGGTGCAGGATATGGGATATATTATAGCAGATATAGTATCTAAGCCCCAGGCACATCAACCTATTCCGGATGATGTTAAAATTGAGGCGGATATTACCGAGCGGCTGGTAAGTAATATTAACGATTTAAAACAGCTGGGCCACCATAGCGATTTTACCTGCCCTGATTGTGGCGGCAGTTTATGGGAAATAGGCAGTAATGGCCATAAACGATATAGATGCCATACGGGTCATGTTTACACAGCCGCCGCTTTATTGCAAAAACAAGGCGAGGAGATGGAAGAATCTATATGGATATCCATCAGGATGCTGGAAGAGCGCCGCAACCTATTAATGAACATGTCGGCAACAAGTAAAGGAAGCCCGGGCTTAATAAGCGATTATGAAAGGCGGTCTGATGAATTAAGCGTGCATATCGAGCGGCTTAAATCATTGCTGATATCCATAGTTAAAACAGGCCCTGTTGACGAGGGTTATTTATAA
- a CDS encoding catalase translates to MFYHDKKLQYEVRVEKPNPAYAKLLQQAIGGIEGEIRVCLQYLFQAWGNRGPVKYRDMLLDTGTEEISHIEMLSTAVALNLEGATNDLKDKIAGENPIVGSIMGGMDPRHILSSGLAAMAVDSNGVPFNGSWVVGSGNLAADMYANVMAESTGRVLATRLWELTDDPGMKDMLAFLIARDTMHQNQWLAVIEDLGGVNANLPIPNTFPMSDQVREFEYAFVSTNIERPEAPDARWASGPSIDGKGEFSFVYAQPYGQVPVLGPPDVKGYAQEQQMLGSEGKGILENIKDTILP, encoded by the coding sequence ATGTTTTATCATGACAAAAAACTACAGTACGAGGTACGTGTAGAGAAGCCAAACCCGGCCTATGCCAAATTATTGCAGCAGGCTATAGGCGGTATTGAAGGAGAGATACGGGTTTGCTTGCAATACCTTTTTCAGGCTTGGGGCAACCGCGGACCGGTTAAATACCGCGATATGCTTTTAGATACCGGTACGGAAGAGATTTCGCATATCGAAATGCTTAGCACCGCTGTTGCATTAAACCTGGAAGGTGCCACAAACGACCTTAAGGATAAGATAGCAGGAGAGAACCCAATTGTGGGCAGTATTATGGGTGGTATGGACCCAAGGCATATCTTATCATCAGGATTGGCTGCTATGGCTGTAGATAGCAATGGGGTACCATTCAACGGATCGTGGGTGGTAGGTAGCGGTAACCTTGCTGCCGATATGTATGCCAACGTTATGGCCGAATCTACAGGCAGGGTATTAGCCACACGGCTTTGGGAACTTACCGACGACCCGGGAATGAAAGATATGCTGGCCTTTTTGATAGCGAGGGATACCATGCATCAAAACCAATGGCTGGCAGTTATTGAAGACCTTGGTGGTGTAAATGCTAACCTGCCTATCCCTAACACTTTCCCGATGAGCGACCAGGTAAGGGAGTTTGAATATGCTTTTGTAAGTACAAATATTGAGCGGCCCGAAGCACCGGACGCACGTTGGGCAAGCGGACCATCTATTGATGGCAAAGGCGAGTTTAGCTTTGTATATGCACAACCTTATGGCCAGGTGCCTGTACTTGGCCCGCCTGATGTAAAAGGGTATGCGCAAGAGCAGCAAATGCTGGGTAGCGAAGGTAAGGGTATACTTGAAAATATTAAAGATACCATACTGCCATAA
- a CDS encoding PAS domain S-box protein, protein MKANQDDINDPFENGLRIKAEKMLTDIGQRKLMTSDQDIQALFQELQVHQIELEMQNDELKTANEGLELQQIKFSSIYNLAPLGYFILNNYGVIEEVNNAGAFLIEGGKAGLLGKRMMQFVSHEYSETFYRFFKDMQGSQAKQSCQLKMISRANTEFYAQVEGTAISPLTGGGAEYYIAIIDITERIEAVKTLAETKERLELSLEASSAGAWELDLDNMHFYLDEFNYHMCAIPEGGFDGRYHTFLDLIHPDDRQLVDEQFRKSINHEKEIDVVCRLMNEKGGGCYASIRGHMISEPGQTKRLVGIMIDISEKRRIEEETVALKRDQQRIITLATLNAEENERRRISDALHDSVSQLLYGIKMKLSALNLGRTKASIDIGELIDQAIRETRNISFELAPSILLDFGLPATVDELVKRLSSPNMRIHAKVTGFETRDDMLLETTIFRIIQELINNCMKHANASLIRLDVKKNQHIEIRIQDNGEGFNYQEQENSASGSGLRSIKNRISLYNGELTVDSEQGKGTTIKIVLDHKPKS, encoded by the coding sequence TTGAAAGCTAACCAGGACGATATAAATGATCCTTTTGAAAATGGTTTAAGGATCAAGGCAGAAAAAATGCTTACTGATATCGGTCAGCGCAAGCTGATGACAAGCGATCAGGACATACAAGCACTTTTTCAGGAATTGCAGGTGCACCAGATAGAGCTGGAAATGCAGAATGATGAACTGAAGACCGCCAACGAAGGGTTGGAGCTACAGCAGATCAAATTTTCGAGCATTTATAATTTGGCGCCCCTGGGTTATTTTATTTTAAATAACTATGGTGTTATTGAAGAAGTGAACAACGCTGGTGCGTTTTTAATAGAAGGTGGCAAAGCCGGATTGTTGGGTAAACGCATGATGCAATTTGTATCTCACGAGTATAGCGAAACGTTTTACCGCTTTTTTAAAGACATGCAAGGCTCTCAGGCTAAACAGAGCTGCCAGCTTAAAATGATATCAAGGGCAAACACGGAATTTTACGCCCAGGTTGAGGGTACCGCTATATCGCCCCTTACCGGCGGCGGGGCCGAATACTACATAGCCATTATAGATATTACCGAGCGTATTGAAGCGGTTAAGACCCTTGCCGAAACAAAAGAGCGGCTCGAACTATCGCTGGAGGCATCATCTGCCGGTGCCTGGGAGCTTGATCTGGACAACATGCATTTTTACCTTGATGAGTTCAATTATCATATGTGTGCTATCCCCGAAGGCGGTTTTGACGGCCGTTACCACACCTTTTTAGACCTTATACACCCTGATGACAGGCAGTTAGTAGACGAGCAATTCCGTAAATCTATCAATCACGAAAAAGAGATAGATGTGGTTTGCCGCCTGATGAATGAAAAAGGAGGTGGATGTTATGCCAGTATTAGGGGGCATATGATCAGTGAACCGGGGCAAACCAAAAGGTTGGTTGGTATTATGATAGATATCAGCGAAAAAAGGCGTATAGAAGAAGAAACGGTTGCTTTAAAGCGCGACCAGCAAAGAATAATAACGCTTGCAACCCTAAATGCCGAGGAAAACGAACGACGACGCATTAGCGATGCTTTGCATGATAGCGTGAGCCAATTGTTATATGGCATAAAGATGAAACTTAGCGCGCTCAATTTGGGCCGTACTAAGGCAAGTATCGATATCGGCGAGCTGATAGACCAGGCGATACGCGAAACGCGTAACATATCATTTGAGCTGGCACCATCTATATTACTTGATTTTGGCTTGCCTGCAACGGTTGATGAGTTGGTTAAAAGGCTATCATCGCCAAATATGCGCATACATGCAAAAGTTACCGGCTTTGAAACAAGGGATGACATGCTGCTGGAAACAACCATTTTCAGGATAATACAGGAACTGATAAACAACTGTATGAAACATGCAAATGCAAGCCTGATCAGGCTTGATGTTAAAAAAAATCAGCACATCGAAATACGGATACAGGATAACGGTGAAGGGTTTAATTACCAGGAGCAGGAAAACTCGGCAAGCGGCTCAGGCCTGCGCAGTATAAAAAACCGCATCAGTTTATATAATGGCGAACTCACCGTTGATTCTGAACAGGGTAAGGGCACCACAATAAAAATAGTACTCGACCATAAACCTAAATCATAG
- a CDS encoding PAS domain S-box protein → MSVGLLLDKLKEMALIHVWDWENFSKRPLWARLLIPVALALLISWMIIGPLDFFGSYAPFLPYFGIIFFSACYGGSRSALVASLASAICAVCFIYPRHTANGAGAFGLLIAFFLAEALLITALFAVIELIQERYKVDQEKYKGIIEKNAEGFLMTDESGTINYVCSSVTKILGYGETELLGTPLQSLIHPDELKSFNVQFLKVLAKGSHSMAFLQRLSTKQGEWKWIEGCVNNMLKDTNIKRIVFNYRNVTERINQTKQQEDFVHMAAHELKTPITAMRGYLQLMQMNHYKEHRDADSSMLSRMHRQTDRLLNLIDEMLNVTRIRAGELQYHFGNFDMQECIQDVVDALQATTNKHKLILHMGRLPIIYGDRDRIGQVLTNLISNAIKYAPAEPEIVITALTDGDWLKVKVKDHGIGIPKEQQKKIFERFYRSESLPKNTYQGLGLGLYIAMDIIKTHGGKIGVESEVGAGSEFWFSLPLKAS, encoded by the coding sequence ATGAGCGTAGGTTTACTATTAGATAAGCTGAAAGAAATGGCCCTTATCCATGTTTGGGATTGGGAAAATTTTAGTAAGCGCCCTCTTTGGGCAAGGTTACTTATTCCGGTTGCGTTAGCACTTCTTATAAGCTGGATGATTATTGGCCCGCTTGATTTTTTTGGGTCGTACGCGCCGTTCCTTCCGTATTTTGGTATCATATTTTTTAGCGCCTGTTATGGTGGCAGCCGCTCGGCATTGGTGGCAAGCTTAGCATCCGCCATTTGCGCGGTATGCTTTATTTACCCAAGGCATACTGCTAACGGCGCAGGCGCATTTGGTTTGCTAATAGCTTTTTTTTTGGCAGAAGCTTTGCTTATAACCGCGTTGTTTGCGGTGATAGAATTGATACAGGAGCGCTATAAAGTTGACCAGGAAAAATACAAGGGGATAATTGAGAAAAATGCCGAAGGGTTTTTAATGACCGACGAAAGCGGCACCATTAATTACGTTTGTTCGTCAGTCACAAAAATATTGGGATATGGCGAAACGGAACTTTTAGGTACCCCGCTACAGTCGCTCATACACCCTGATGAACTTAAATCTTTTAACGTCCAGTTTTTAAAAGTATTGGCAAAAGGCAGCCACTCTATGGCTTTTTTACAGCGGCTAAGCACCAAACAAGGCGAGTGGAAATGGATTGAAGGCTGCGTAAATAACATGTTAAAGGATACAAATATTAAGCGAATTGTTTTTAACTACCGTAACGTAACCGAAAGGATAAACCAAACCAAACAGCAGGAAGACTTTGTACACATGGCGGCACACGAATTAAAAACACCTATTACCGCAATGCGTGGTTATTTGCAGCTTATGCAAATGAATCATTACAAAGAGCACCGTGATGCTGATAGTAGTATGCTGTCTCGCATGCACAGGCAAACAGACCGCTTATTGAACCTGATAGACGAGATGCTGAATGTGACCAGGATTAGGGCGGGAGAACTGCAGTATCATTTTGGCAACTTTGATATGCAGGAGTGTATACAGGATGTGGTTGATGCGTTGCAAGCAACCACCAATAAGCACAAGTTAATATTACATATGGGGCGCCTACCTATAATTTACGGCGATAGGGACCGCATTGGCCAGGTATTAACCAATTTGATAAGTAATGCCATTAAGTATGCCCCGGCCGAACCCGAAATTGTAATTACCGCGTTAACAGATGGCGATTGGTTAAAGGTTAAGGTAAAAGACCACGGTATAGGCATACCTAAGGAGCAGCAAAAAAAAATATTCGAGCGCTTTTACCGGTCCGAGTCCTTACCTAAAAACACCTACCAGGGTTTAGGCTTGGGCCTGTATATAGCCATGGATATTATTAAAACACACGGAGGCAAAATTGGTGTGGAAAGTGAAGTAGGAGCAGGTTCCGAATTTTGGTTCTCGTTACCATTAAAGGCATCATAA